From Solea senegalensis isolate Sse05_10M linkage group LG19, IFAPA_SoseM_1, whole genome shotgun sequence, the proteins below share one genomic window:
- the mpg gene encoding DNA-3-methyladenine glycosylase has product MAGRKRKMPAMATEVREQEVNNNKHKKQTSVKKVKEQLPCQSHYFVNNNNTTTEDRLTEEFFKQPCITLAKAFLGKVLVRRCADGAELRGRIVETEAYLGGEDRASHSAGGKRTERNTAMFMKPGTIYVYPIYGIYLCMNISSEGEGAAVLLRSAEPLQGQSIMKQLRSARRKEGARQLKDKELCNGPSKLCQALNIPRCFDRRDLASDPEVWLEGDPNATLAEPRDIVSAPRVGIESHGEWAKRPWRFYLRGHPCVSVVNKEAENQPQSGNDLAPSDEQPDKGQNIIKKTQQEFS; this is encoded by the exons ATGGcgggaagaaagaggaaaatgcCAGCGATGGCGACAGAAGTGCGAGAACaagaagtaaataataataaacataaaaagcaGACGAGTGTGAAAAAAGTGAAGGAGCAGCTTCCGTGtcaaagtcattattttgtcaacaacaacaacaccaccacagAGGACCGACTGACAGAAGAGTTCTTCAAACAACCATGCATCACTTTAGCCAAAGCTTTCCTGGGAAAG GTGTTGGTGCGCAGGTGTGCGGACGGTGCCGAGCTGCGTGGGAGAATAGTGGAGACTGAGGCTTACCTGGGAGGAGAGGACCGAGCCTCACACTCGGCAGGGGGCAAACGCACAGAGAGGAACACGGCCATGTTCATGAAGCCTGGTACCATTTACGTGTATCCGATTTATGGCATCTACCTCTGCATGAACATCTCTAGTGAAG GGGAGGGTGCTGCTGTGCTACTGCGCTCTGCCGAGCCCCTGCAGGGCCAGTCCATCATGAAACAGCTGAGGTCAGCCAGACGGAAAGAAGGAGCCCGACAACTTAAGGACAAAGAGCTCTGCAACGGGCCGTCTAAGCTGTGCCAGGCTCTGAATATACCTCGCTGTTTCGACCGCCGAGACCTCGCCTCAGATCCAGAGGTGTGGCTGGAGGGGGACCCAAACGCGACTCTGGCAGAACCACGAGATATAGTGTCGGCGCCGCGCGTCGGAATCGAGTCCCATGGCGAGTGGGCGAAGAGGCCATGGCGGTTTTATCTTCGAGGGCATCCCTGTGTTAGTGTAGTGAACAAAGAGGCAGAAAATCAGCCTCAGTCTGGAAATGACTTGGCTCCCTCAGATGAGCAGCCTGACAAAGGACAGAACATTATCAAAAAGACACAACAGGAGTTTTCCTAA